Proteins co-encoded in one Setaria viridis chromosome 9, Setaria_viridis_v4.0, whole genome shotgun sequence genomic window:
- the LOC117837343 gene encoding transcription initiation factor TFIID subunit 4b isoform X4 — protein MDPIMKLLEDDEDESLHSGADVEAFTAALNREVEASASTSSTISAPPAASSSSSQPTDHGAALLPQENKSLLNHGHGQWQDRVKNETANQESQQQEQTHLLRNDQPSRPEIVSQGSDNKDLTSNTPKECELLKVKQELGNTSQQGIVAQQQPMQQMKSEQTPIVAQQQPMPQMKSEQAPIVALQQPLQQMKSQQTPHTNQTNGATTAAKAPVVTFHMLLPILRRYIDKDKDMQVQSIFAKLRKNEVSKEHFLKVVRNIVGDKVLKLALSEYQMQAQRNTQTNPGNYSLLSQVSGQQTVPSGSMTDEQEAYPGAHTIPMKQAIDNLRPPQFRPSLSSQVQSIRGYSPSQSNAHKANETGNMSDGKGAHMLQARPPNTLTPAQTMQHHVQRPQTPSPMFGTNSIHARPFPRPVGSPAASFRPQMTDPNQRAQLVQGAVTTVAGSVPTQSIVSGNAPTNQSTWQKSANKEQKTNSFTPTAHMNKETISQNSESSQNSFVAMHAKQVNQAPGSSKGGGGMENQSPKLSASKSSTTTNSSQTQSHVTQAEPKLQVQSSVQAPPAAASKTPQRKASSGQKKPLEALGSSPPPSSKKQKTSGGFHEQSIDQLNDVTAVSGVNLREEEEQLFSAPKEESRVSEAARRVVQLEEEKLILQKGPLARKLAEIMRKCNLKVIGTDVERCLSMCVEERLRGFISDIIRFSKQRVDVEKSRHRFYPLSSDVRSHIMRVNREAKEQWEKKQAEDAERIRKQNDYMQGDGNANIDLEKDKNETRASSKHAKTYKEDDDKMRTTAANVAARVAAGGDDMLSKWQLLAERNKQRSEGGDGSSGSVPGNMLQHKPSLKSGKDSMEDQGIEKRGYSTMLGSGGIRRSPLTKVARSVSVKDVIAALEREPQMSKSSLLFQLYGRPLTEPAAK, from the exons ATGGATCCCATCATGAAGCTCCTCGAGGACGACGAG GACGAGAGCCTGCACTCGGGCGCCGACGTCGAGGCCTTCACGGCGGCGCTCAACCGCGAGGTGGAGGCCAgtgccagcaccagcagcaccatcagtgccccgcccgccgcctcctcctcctcgtcccagCCTACGGATcacggcgccg CACTTCTACCTCAGGAAAACAAGTCATTGTTAAACCATGGTCATGGACAGTGGCAAGATCGAGTAAAGAATGAAACTGCAAACCAGGAGAGTCAACAACAGGAACAGACACATCTACTTAGAAATGATCAGCCATCAAGACCTGAAATTGTTTCTCAAGGTTCTGATAACAAAGACCTTACTTCTAATACACCAAAAGAGTGCGAGTTACTGAAAGTAAAGCAAGAGCTTGGAAACACGTCTCAACAAGGTATTGTTGCTCAGCAGCAGCCTATGCAGCAAATGAAGAGTGAACAAACACCAATTGTTGCTCAGCAGCAGCCTATGCCACAAATGAAGAGTGAACAAGCACCAATTGTCGCTCTGCAGCAGCCTTTGCAGCAAATGAAGAGTCAACAAACACCTCACACAAATCAAACGAATGGTGCAACTACAGCAGCAAAAGCCCCAGTTGTTACATTTCACATGTTACTTCCGATTTTGAGACGCTACATTGACAAAGACAAGGATATGCAAGTTCAGTCCATTTTTGCCAAGTTGCGG AAAAATGAAGTCAGCAAGGAACACTTTTTAAAAGTTGTAAGGAATATTGTTGGCGATAAGGTGCTTAAGCTAGCTCTTTCGGAATATCAAATGCAG GCACAGCGAAATACTCAGACAAATCCAGGCAACTATTCTTTATTAAGTCAAGTTTCTGGTCAGCAGACTGTTCCTAGTGGTTCTATGACAGATGAGCAGGAGGCATATCCAGGGGCTCACACCATCCCTATGAAACAAGCTATTGACAACCTAAGACCACCTCAATTCCGGCCTTCCTTGTCTAGCCAAGTGCAGAGTATTAGGGGTTATTCACCTTCACAAAGCAATGCACATAAGGCTAATGAAACAGGAAACATGTCAGATGGGAAAGGAGCTCATATGCTACAAGCCCGTCCACCCAATACCTTAACTCCGGCGCAAACAATGCAGCATCATGTTCAGCGTCCACAAACACCCTCGCCAATGTTTGGGACAAATAGTATTCATGCACGTCCATTTCCAAGACCAGTTGGAAGTCCAGCTGCATCATTTAGACCACAAATGACAGATCCGAATCAAAGAGCACAATTGGTCCAGGGAGCTGTGACCACAGTAGCTGGGAGTGTGCCAACACAATCTATAGTGTCTGGAAATGCACCAACTAATCAATCTACATGGCAAAAATCAGCAAACAAGGAGCAGAAAACTAATTCTTTCACTCCAACAGCACATATGAATAAGGAAACTATTAGCCAAAACTCGGAATCTTCGCAGAATTCTTTTGTTGCAATGCATGCAAAACAAGTCAATCAAGCCCCAGGATCTTCAAAAGGTGGTGGTGGCATGGAAAACCAGTCACCAAAATTGAGTGCTTCTAAGTCTTCGACCACAACAAACTCAAGTCAGACTCAATCTCATGTCACTCAAGCAGAGCCTAAATTGCAG GTCCAATCTTCTGTGCAAGCACCTCCTGCGGCAGCTTCTAAAACACCTCAGAGGAAGGCATCTTCTGGACAGAAGAAGCCTCTGGAAGCATTAGGCTCATCCCCTCCACCATCTAG CAAAAAGCAGAAGACATCTGGAGGTTTCCATGAACAAAGCATTGACCAGCTTAATGATGTCACAGCAGTTAGTGGTGTTAATCTGAGG gaagaagaggaacaactTTTCTCTGCTCCAAAGGAAGAGAGTCGAGTTTCAGAAGCTGCTCGGAGAGTTGTTCAACTAGAAGAAGAAAAGCTCATTCTACAGAAGGGACCACTGGCAAGGAAATTAGCAGAAATCA TGAGGAAATGTAATTTGAAGGTCATTGGCACTGATGTGGAACGTTGTCTATCGATG TGCGTTGAGGAGAGGTTACGAGGATTTATAAGCGATATAATAAGGTTCTCTAAACAG AGGGTTGATGTTGAAAAGTCAAGGCATCGTTTTTATCCGTTATCCTCAGATGTTCGCAGTCATATTATGAGGGTGAACCGAGAAGCTAAAGAACAATGGGAGAAAAAGCAAGCTGAAGATGCTGAGAGAATAAGGAAACAAAATGAT TACATGCAGGGAGATGGCAATGCAAATATTGATCTAGAAAAAGACAAGAACGAGACCCGTGCCTCGTCAAAGCATGCAAAG ACTTACAAGGAGGACGATGATAAGATGAGAACTACAGCTGCAAATGTTGCTGCGCGAGTTGCAGCTGGTGGAGATGACATGCTGTCAAAGTGGCAATTGCTAGCTGAACGAAATAAACAGAGAAGTGAGGGAGGTGACGGTTCTTCTGGCTCTGTACCAGGTAACATGTTGCAACACAAGCCATCACTAAAATCTGGGAAAGACTCGATGGAAGATCAGGGAATTGAAAAGAGAGGCTACTCCACAATGCTTGGATCTG GTGGTATTAGAAGGTCACCACTAACAAAAGTGGCACGGAGTGTTTCAGTAAAAGATGTGATAGCAGCACTGGAGCGAGAGCCTCAGATGTCAAAATCCTCTTTACTTTTCCAGCTATACGGGAGGCCATTGACAGAACCTGCTGCAAAGTAA
- the LOC117837343 gene encoding transcription initiation factor TFIID subunit 4b isoform X6 produces the protein MDPIMKLLEDDEDESLHSGADVEAFTAALNREVEASASTSSTISAPPAASSSSSQPTDHGAALLPQENKSLLNHGHGQWQDRVKNETANQESQQQEQTHLLRNDQPSRPEIVSQGSDNKDLTSNTPKECELLKVKQELGNTSQQGIVAQQQPMQQMKSEQTPIVAQQQPMPQMKSEQAPIVALQQPLQQMKSQQTPHTNQTNGATTAAKAPVVTFHMLLPILRRYIDKDKDMQVQSIFAKLRKNEVSKEHFLKVVRNIVGDKVLKLALSEYQMQHTAQAQRNTQTNPGNYSLLSQVSGQQTVPSGSMTDEQEAYPGAHTIPMKQAIDNLRPPQFRPSLSSQVQSIRGYSPSQSNAHKANETGNMSDGKGAHMLQARPPNTLTPAQTMQHHVQRPQTPSPMFGTNSIHARPFPRPVGSPAASFRPQMTDPNQRAQLVQGAVTTVAGSVPTQSIVSGNAPTNQSTWQKSANKEQKTNSFTPTAHMNKETISQNSESSQNSFVAMHAKQVNQAPGSSKGGGGMENQSPKLSASKSSTTTNSSQTQSHVTQAEPKLQVQSSVQAPPAAASKTPQRKASSGQKKPLEALGSSPPPSSKKQKTSGGFHEQSIDQLNDVTAVSGVNLREEEEQLFSAPKEESRVSEAARRVVQLEEEKLILQKGPLARKLAEIMRKCNLKVIGTDVERCLSMCVEERLRGFISDIIRFSKQRVDVEKSRHRFYPLSSDVRSHIMRVNREAKEQWEKKQAEDAERIRKQNDDCIVVSNEHISTCREMAMQILI, from the exons ATGGATCCCATCATGAAGCTCCTCGAGGACGACGAG GACGAGAGCCTGCACTCGGGCGCCGACGTCGAGGCCTTCACGGCGGCGCTCAACCGCGAGGTGGAGGCCAgtgccagcaccagcagcaccatcagtgccccgcccgccgcctcctcctcctcgtcccagCCTACGGATcacggcgccg CACTTCTACCTCAGGAAAACAAGTCATTGTTAAACCATGGTCATGGACAGTGGCAAGATCGAGTAAAGAATGAAACTGCAAACCAGGAGAGTCAACAACAGGAACAGACACATCTACTTAGAAATGATCAGCCATCAAGACCTGAAATTGTTTCTCAAGGTTCTGATAACAAAGACCTTACTTCTAATACACCAAAAGAGTGCGAGTTACTGAAAGTAAAGCAAGAGCTTGGAAACACGTCTCAACAAGGTATTGTTGCTCAGCAGCAGCCTATGCAGCAAATGAAGAGTGAACAAACACCAATTGTTGCTCAGCAGCAGCCTATGCCACAAATGAAGAGTGAACAAGCACCAATTGTCGCTCTGCAGCAGCCTTTGCAGCAAATGAAGAGTCAACAAACACCTCACACAAATCAAACGAATGGTGCAACTACAGCAGCAAAAGCCCCAGTTGTTACATTTCACATGTTACTTCCGATTTTGAGACGCTACATTGACAAAGACAAGGATATGCAAGTTCAGTCCATTTTTGCCAAGTTGCGG AAAAATGAAGTCAGCAAGGAACACTTTTTAAAAGTTGTAAGGAATATTGTTGGCGATAAGGTGCTTAAGCTAGCTCTTTCGGAATATCAAATGCAG CACACTGCTCAGGCACAGCGAAATACTCAGACAAATCCAGGCAACTATTCTTTATTAAGTCAAGTTTCTGGTCAGCAGACTGTTCCTAGTGGTTCTATGACAGATGAGCAGGAGGCATATCCAGGGGCTCACACCATCCCTATGAAACAAGCTATTGACAACCTAAGACCACCTCAATTCCGGCCTTCCTTGTCTAGCCAAGTGCAGAGTATTAGGGGTTATTCACCTTCACAAAGCAATGCACATAAGGCTAATGAAACAGGAAACATGTCAGATGGGAAAGGAGCTCATATGCTACAAGCCCGTCCACCCAATACCTTAACTCCGGCGCAAACAATGCAGCATCATGTTCAGCGTCCACAAACACCCTCGCCAATGTTTGGGACAAATAGTATTCATGCACGTCCATTTCCAAGACCAGTTGGAAGTCCAGCTGCATCATTTAGACCACAAATGACAGATCCGAATCAAAGAGCACAATTGGTCCAGGGAGCTGTGACCACAGTAGCTGGGAGTGTGCCAACACAATCTATAGTGTCTGGAAATGCACCAACTAATCAATCTACATGGCAAAAATCAGCAAACAAGGAGCAGAAAACTAATTCTTTCACTCCAACAGCACATATGAATAAGGAAACTATTAGCCAAAACTCGGAATCTTCGCAGAATTCTTTTGTTGCAATGCATGCAAAACAAGTCAATCAAGCCCCAGGATCTTCAAAAGGTGGTGGTGGCATGGAAAACCAGTCACCAAAATTGAGTGCTTCTAAGTCTTCGACCACAACAAACTCAAGTCAGACTCAATCTCATGTCACTCAAGCAGAGCCTAAATTGCAG GTCCAATCTTCTGTGCAAGCACCTCCTGCGGCAGCTTCTAAAACACCTCAGAGGAAGGCATCTTCTGGACAGAAGAAGCCTCTGGAAGCATTAGGCTCATCCCCTCCACCATCTAG CAAAAAGCAGAAGACATCTGGAGGTTTCCATGAACAAAGCATTGACCAGCTTAATGATGTCACAGCAGTTAGTGGTGTTAATCTGAGG gaagaagaggaacaactTTTCTCTGCTCCAAAGGAAGAGAGTCGAGTTTCAGAAGCTGCTCGGAGAGTTGTTCAACTAGAAGAAGAAAAGCTCATTCTACAGAAGGGACCACTGGCAAGGAAATTAGCAGAAATCA TGAGGAAATGTAATTTGAAGGTCATTGGCACTGATGTGGAACGTTGTCTATCGATG TGCGTTGAGGAGAGGTTACGAGGATTTATAAGCGATATAATAAGGTTCTCTAAACAG AGGGTTGATGTTGAAAAGTCAAGGCATCGTTTTTATCCGTTATCCTCAGATGTTCGCAGTCATATTATGAGGGTGAACCGAGAAGCTAAAGAACAATGGGAGAAAAAGCAAGCTGAAGATGCTGAGAGAATAAGGAAACAAAATGAT GACTGCATAGTTGTTAGTAATGAGCATATTAGTACATGCAGGGAGATGGCAATGCAAATATTGATCTAG
- the LOC117837343 gene encoding transcription initiation factor TFIID subunit 4b isoform X5: MDPIMKLLEDDEDESLHSGADVEAFTAALNREVEASASTSSTISAPPAASSSSSQPTDHGAALLPQENKSLLNHGHGQWQDRVKNETANQESQQQEQTHLLRNDQPSRPEIVSQGSDNKDLTSNTPKECELLKVKQELGNTSQQGIVAQQQPMQQMKSEQTPIVAQQQPMPQMKSEQAPIVALQQPLQQMKSQQTPHTNQTNGATTAAKAPVVTFHMLLPILRRYIDKDKDMQVQSIFAKLRKNEVSKEHFLKVVRNIVGDKVLKLALSEYQMQHTAQAQRNTQTNPGNYSLLSQVSGQQTVPSGSMTDEQEAYPGAHTIPMKQAIDNLRPPQFRPSLSSQVQSIRGYSPSQSNAHKANETGNMSDGKGAHMLQARPPNTLTPAQTMQHHVQRPQTPSPMFGTNSIHARPFPRPVGSPAASFRPQMTDPNQRAQLVQGAVTTVAGSVPTQSIVSGNAPTNQSTWQKSANKEQKTNSFTPTAHMNKETISQNSESSQNSFVAMHAKQVNQAPGSSKGGGGMENQSPKLSASKSSTTTNSSQTQSHVTQAEPKLQVQSSVQAPPAAASKTPQRKASSGQKKPLEALGSSPPPSSKKQKTSGGFHEQSIDQLNDVTAVSGVNLREEEEQLFSAPKEESRVSEAARRVVQLEEEKLILQKGPLARKLAEIMRKCNLKVIGTDVERCLSMCVEERLRGFISDIIRFSKQRVDVEKSRHRFYPLSSDVRSHIMRVNREAKEQWEKKQAEDAERIRKQNDGDGNANIDLEKDKNETRASSKHAKEDDDKMRTTAANVAARVAAGGDDMLSKWQLLAERNKQRSEGGDGSSGSVPGNMLQHKPSLKSGKDSMEDQGIEKRGYSTMLGSGGIRRSPLTKVARSVSVKDVIAALEREPQMSKSSLLFQLYGRPLTEPAAK, translated from the exons ATGGATCCCATCATGAAGCTCCTCGAGGACGACGAG GACGAGAGCCTGCACTCGGGCGCCGACGTCGAGGCCTTCACGGCGGCGCTCAACCGCGAGGTGGAGGCCAgtgccagcaccagcagcaccatcagtgccccgcccgccgcctcctcctcctcgtcccagCCTACGGATcacggcgccg CACTTCTACCTCAGGAAAACAAGTCATTGTTAAACCATGGTCATGGACAGTGGCAAGATCGAGTAAAGAATGAAACTGCAAACCAGGAGAGTCAACAACAGGAACAGACACATCTACTTAGAAATGATCAGCCATCAAGACCTGAAATTGTTTCTCAAGGTTCTGATAACAAAGACCTTACTTCTAATACACCAAAAGAGTGCGAGTTACTGAAAGTAAAGCAAGAGCTTGGAAACACGTCTCAACAAGGTATTGTTGCTCAGCAGCAGCCTATGCAGCAAATGAAGAGTGAACAAACACCAATTGTTGCTCAGCAGCAGCCTATGCCACAAATGAAGAGTGAACAAGCACCAATTGTCGCTCTGCAGCAGCCTTTGCAGCAAATGAAGAGTCAACAAACACCTCACACAAATCAAACGAATGGTGCAACTACAGCAGCAAAAGCCCCAGTTGTTACATTTCACATGTTACTTCCGATTTTGAGACGCTACATTGACAAAGACAAGGATATGCAAGTTCAGTCCATTTTTGCCAAGTTGCGG AAAAATGAAGTCAGCAAGGAACACTTTTTAAAAGTTGTAAGGAATATTGTTGGCGATAAGGTGCTTAAGCTAGCTCTTTCGGAATATCAAATGCAG CACACTGCTCAGGCACAGCGAAATACTCAGACAAATCCAGGCAACTATTCTTTATTAAGTCAAGTTTCTGGTCAGCAGACTGTTCCTAGTGGTTCTATGACAGATGAGCAGGAGGCATATCCAGGGGCTCACACCATCCCTATGAAACAAGCTATTGACAACCTAAGACCACCTCAATTCCGGCCTTCCTTGTCTAGCCAAGTGCAGAGTATTAGGGGTTATTCACCTTCACAAAGCAATGCACATAAGGCTAATGAAACAGGAAACATGTCAGATGGGAAAGGAGCTCATATGCTACAAGCCCGTCCACCCAATACCTTAACTCCGGCGCAAACAATGCAGCATCATGTTCAGCGTCCACAAACACCCTCGCCAATGTTTGGGACAAATAGTATTCATGCACGTCCATTTCCAAGACCAGTTGGAAGTCCAGCTGCATCATTTAGACCACAAATGACAGATCCGAATCAAAGAGCACAATTGGTCCAGGGAGCTGTGACCACAGTAGCTGGGAGTGTGCCAACACAATCTATAGTGTCTGGAAATGCACCAACTAATCAATCTACATGGCAAAAATCAGCAAACAAGGAGCAGAAAACTAATTCTTTCACTCCAACAGCACATATGAATAAGGAAACTATTAGCCAAAACTCGGAATCTTCGCAGAATTCTTTTGTTGCAATGCATGCAAAACAAGTCAATCAAGCCCCAGGATCTTCAAAAGGTGGTGGTGGCATGGAAAACCAGTCACCAAAATTGAGTGCTTCTAAGTCTTCGACCACAACAAACTCAAGTCAGACTCAATCTCATGTCACTCAAGCAGAGCCTAAATTGCAG GTCCAATCTTCTGTGCAAGCACCTCCTGCGGCAGCTTCTAAAACACCTCAGAGGAAGGCATCTTCTGGACAGAAGAAGCCTCTGGAAGCATTAGGCTCATCCCCTCCACCATCTAG CAAAAAGCAGAAGACATCTGGAGGTTTCCATGAACAAAGCATTGACCAGCTTAATGATGTCACAGCAGTTAGTGGTGTTAATCTGAGG gaagaagaggaacaactTTTCTCTGCTCCAAAGGAAGAGAGTCGAGTTTCAGAAGCTGCTCGGAGAGTTGTTCAACTAGAAGAAGAAAAGCTCATTCTACAGAAGGGACCACTGGCAAGGAAATTAGCAGAAATCA TGAGGAAATGTAATTTGAAGGTCATTGGCACTGATGTGGAACGTTGTCTATCGATG TGCGTTGAGGAGAGGTTACGAGGATTTATAAGCGATATAATAAGGTTCTCTAAACAG AGGGTTGATGTTGAAAAGTCAAGGCATCGTTTTTATCCGTTATCCTCAGATGTTCGCAGTCATATTATGAGGGTGAACCGAGAAGCTAAAGAACAATGGGAGAAAAAGCAAGCTGAAGATGCTGAGAGAATAAGGAAACAAAATGAT GGAGATGGCAATGCAAATATTGATCTAGAAAAAGACAAGAACGAGACCCGTGCCTCGTCAAAGCATGCAAAG GAGGACGATGATAAGATGAGAACTACAGCTGCAAATGTTGCTGCGCGAGTTGCAGCTGGTGGAGATGACATGCTGTCAAAGTGGCAATTGCTAGCTGAACGAAATAAACAGAGAAGTGAGGGAGGTGACGGTTCTTCTGGCTCTGTACCAGGTAACATGTTGCAACACAAGCCATCACTAAAATCTGGGAAAGACTCGATGGAAGATCAGGGAATTGAAAAGAGAGGCTACTCCACAATGCTTGGATCTG GTGGTATTAGAAGGTCACCACTAACAAAAGTGGCACGGAGTGTTTCAGTAAAAGATGTGATAGCAGCACTGGAGCGAGAGCCTCAGATGTCAAAATCCTCTTTACTTTTCCAGCTATACGGGAGGCCATTGACAGAACCTGCTGCAAAGTAA
- the LOC117837343 gene encoding transcription initiation factor TFIID subunit 4b isoform X1, with protein MDPIMKLLEDDEDESLHSGADVEAFTAALNREVEASASTSSTISAPPAASSSSSQPTDHGAALLPQENKSLLNHGHGQWQDRVKNETANQESQQQEQTHLLRNDQPSRPEIVSQGSDNKDLTSNTPKECELLKVKQELGNTSQQGIVAQQQPMQQMKSEQTPIVAQQQPMPQMKSEQAPIVALQQPLQQMKSQQTPHTNQTNGATTAAKAPVVTFHMLLPILRRYIDKDKDMQVQSIFAKLRKNEVSKEHFLKVVRNIVGDKVLKLALSEYQMQHTAQAQRNTQTNPGNYSLLSQVSGQQTVPSGSMTDEQEAYPGAHTIPMKQAIDNLRPPQFRPSLSSQVQSIRGYSPSQSNAHKANETGNMSDGKGAHMLQARPPNTLTPAQTMQHHVQRPQTPSPMFGTNSIHARPFPRPVGSPAASFRPQMTDPNQRAQLVQGAVTTVAGSVPTQSIVSGNAPTNQSTWQKSANKEQKTNSFTPTAHMNKETISQNSESSQNSFVAMHAKQVNQAPGSSKGGGGMENQSPKLSASKSSTTTNSSQTQSHVTQAEPKLQVQSSVQAPPAAASKTPQRKASSGQKKPLEALGSSPPPSSKKQKTSGGFHEQSIDQLNDVTAVSGVNLREEEEQLFSAPKEESRVSEAARRVVQLEEEKLILQKGPLARKLAEIMRKCNLKVIGTDVERCLSMCVEERLRGFISDIIRFSKQRVDVEKSRHRFYPLSSDVRSHIMRVNREAKEQWEKKQAEDAERIRKQNDYMQGDGNANIDLEKDKNETRASSKHAKTYKEDDDKMRTTAANVAARVAAGGDDMLSKWQLLAERNKQRSEGGDGSSGSVPGNMLQHKPSLKSGKDSMEDQGIEKRGYSTMLGSGGIRRSPLTKVARSVSVKDVIAALEREPQMSKSSLLFQLYGRPLTEPAAK; from the exons ATGGATCCCATCATGAAGCTCCTCGAGGACGACGAG GACGAGAGCCTGCACTCGGGCGCCGACGTCGAGGCCTTCACGGCGGCGCTCAACCGCGAGGTGGAGGCCAgtgccagcaccagcagcaccatcagtgccccgcccgccgcctcctcctcctcgtcccagCCTACGGATcacggcgccg CACTTCTACCTCAGGAAAACAAGTCATTGTTAAACCATGGTCATGGACAGTGGCAAGATCGAGTAAAGAATGAAACTGCAAACCAGGAGAGTCAACAACAGGAACAGACACATCTACTTAGAAATGATCAGCCATCAAGACCTGAAATTGTTTCTCAAGGTTCTGATAACAAAGACCTTACTTCTAATACACCAAAAGAGTGCGAGTTACTGAAAGTAAAGCAAGAGCTTGGAAACACGTCTCAACAAGGTATTGTTGCTCAGCAGCAGCCTATGCAGCAAATGAAGAGTGAACAAACACCAATTGTTGCTCAGCAGCAGCCTATGCCACAAATGAAGAGTGAACAAGCACCAATTGTCGCTCTGCAGCAGCCTTTGCAGCAAATGAAGAGTCAACAAACACCTCACACAAATCAAACGAATGGTGCAACTACAGCAGCAAAAGCCCCAGTTGTTACATTTCACATGTTACTTCCGATTTTGAGACGCTACATTGACAAAGACAAGGATATGCAAGTTCAGTCCATTTTTGCCAAGTTGCGG AAAAATGAAGTCAGCAAGGAACACTTTTTAAAAGTTGTAAGGAATATTGTTGGCGATAAGGTGCTTAAGCTAGCTCTTTCGGAATATCAAATGCAG CACACTGCTCAGGCACAGCGAAATACTCAGACAAATCCAGGCAACTATTCTTTATTAAGTCAAGTTTCTGGTCAGCAGACTGTTCCTAGTGGTTCTATGACAGATGAGCAGGAGGCATATCCAGGGGCTCACACCATCCCTATGAAACAAGCTATTGACAACCTAAGACCACCTCAATTCCGGCCTTCCTTGTCTAGCCAAGTGCAGAGTATTAGGGGTTATTCACCTTCACAAAGCAATGCACATAAGGCTAATGAAACAGGAAACATGTCAGATGGGAAAGGAGCTCATATGCTACAAGCCCGTCCACCCAATACCTTAACTCCGGCGCAAACAATGCAGCATCATGTTCAGCGTCCACAAACACCCTCGCCAATGTTTGGGACAAATAGTATTCATGCACGTCCATTTCCAAGACCAGTTGGAAGTCCAGCTGCATCATTTAGACCACAAATGACAGATCCGAATCAAAGAGCACAATTGGTCCAGGGAGCTGTGACCACAGTAGCTGGGAGTGTGCCAACACAATCTATAGTGTCTGGAAATGCACCAACTAATCAATCTACATGGCAAAAATCAGCAAACAAGGAGCAGAAAACTAATTCTTTCACTCCAACAGCACATATGAATAAGGAAACTATTAGCCAAAACTCGGAATCTTCGCAGAATTCTTTTGTTGCAATGCATGCAAAACAAGTCAATCAAGCCCCAGGATCTTCAAAAGGTGGTGGTGGCATGGAAAACCAGTCACCAAAATTGAGTGCTTCTAAGTCTTCGACCACAACAAACTCAAGTCAGACTCAATCTCATGTCACTCAAGCAGAGCCTAAATTGCAG GTCCAATCTTCTGTGCAAGCACCTCCTGCGGCAGCTTCTAAAACACCTCAGAGGAAGGCATCTTCTGGACAGAAGAAGCCTCTGGAAGCATTAGGCTCATCCCCTCCACCATCTAG CAAAAAGCAGAAGACATCTGGAGGTTTCCATGAACAAAGCATTGACCAGCTTAATGATGTCACAGCAGTTAGTGGTGTTAATCTGAGG gaagaagaggaacaactTTTCTCTGCTCCAAAGGAAGAGAGTCGAGTTTCAGAAGCTGCTCGGAGAGTTGTTCAACTAGAAGAAGAAAAGCTCATTCTACAGAAGGGACCACTGGCAAGGAAATTAGCAGAAATCA TGAGGAAATGTAATTTGAAGGTCATTGGCACTGATGTGGAACGTTGTCTATCGATG TGCGTTGAGGAGAGGTTACGAGGATTTATAAGCGATATAATAAGGTTCTCTAAACAG AGGGTTGATGTTGAAAAGTCAAGGCATCGTTTTTATCCGTTATCCTCAGATGTTCGCAGTCATATTATGAGGGTGAACCGAGAAGCTAAAGAACAATGGGAGAAAAAGCAAGCTGAAGATGCTGAGAGAATAAGGAAACAAAATGAT TACATGCAGGGAGATGGCAATGCAAATATTGATCTAGAAAAAGACAAGAACGAGACCCGTGCCTCGTCAAAGCATGCAAAG ACTTACAAGGAGGACGATGATAAGATGAGAACTACAGCTGCAAATGTTGCTGCGCGAGTTGCAGCTGGTGGAGATGACATGCTGTCAAAGTGGCAATTGCTAGCTGAACGAAATAAACAGAGAAGTGAGGGAGGTGACGGTTCTTCTGGCTCTGTACCAGGTAACATGTTGCAACACAAGCCATCACTAAAATCTGGGAAAGACTCGATGGAAGATCAGGGAATTGAAAAGAGAGGCTACTCCACAATGCTTGGATCTG GTGGTATTAGAAGGTCACCACTAACAAAAGTGGCACGGAGTGTTTCAGTAAAAGATGTGATAGCAGCACTGGAGCGAGAGCCTCAGATGTCAAAATCCTCTTTACTTTTCCAGCTATACGGGAGGCCATTGACAGAACCTGCTGCAAAGTAA